One stretch of Desulfovibrio sp. TomC DNA includes these proteins:
- a CDS encoding PAS domain S-box protein — MVRRLLFCLALFLLAHPLAARAEKIRKNVLFFNSYQNGYQWSDEILTGVREAFANSDFNVDLQIEYMDSKKYADPILRGMLHDFYKLKYRNTRFEVILASDNYAFDFLRQYHDELFPGTPVVFCGVNDFKTAWLDGHPNFTGVLENPDIRATLELALRFHPGRDRLVIFGDSSVTGVAIGNQLRAVEPDFAGRLTFEYEDALTLSGILDRVRSLPDDAMIFLIPFYKDTEKDVYSVNEVLAAIRANSDVPIYSAWQFMLGHGIVGGRLHSGFEEGRIAAAMADKLLHGVPLSQLPIVANTDDTFIFDFREMLRLGITTDKLPSGFTLINEPYPFYHINIAVFWTIIISVLILCYVMVLLVTNILRRRSVEEKIKDQVSFLETLVNTIPIPIYYKDETGRYRGCNPAFRFWCGTGDDAASIRDCEAVADSPLSRALDDEDAGLLRQPGVRVGETEILAADGTPHSVILHRAVYENAKKEIAGLVGVLYDVSELKGAAEKLRQAEEKYRGIFENSALGIFRMTPDGRAVDVNPAMLAMLGVDDLDTLLRRRGDMMDVLFSGRDRFASLLESAVDEAATVKFETRFVRPDTRQVTANINMRLIANRDGYLAYVEGVVEDVTMRHEAERALRESQEMLRLVLDNIPQLVSWKDKALRYMGANRAFTEFFGFTDLAALMGHDDTALPLRPEDVDAVRATDIDVMHHNRPVAGELAARNVRGADVLLEIKKVPLHDDRGAVVGVLSTADDVTQKVSLERQLLQSQKMEAIGTLAGGIAHDFNNILTSIINSTELALMDLPPGDAMEDDLRRVLKAGERGSRLVKQILSFTRPSQAGFAPINVADVMHEVAGLLKASIPRHIKVVVDMPATPVTCRADPTQLHQIVMNLCTNAFQAMRESGGRLTLSLTEDELDETQAGQVGTRAGRYARLSVVDTGPGIAGDIVDKIFDPFFSTKQKGEGTGLGLAVVRGIVKSHRGGIRVASQPGERTGFDIYLPLLATADAPAVQTRPTPNRGRDRILFVEDDEDQLLTIPRVLAQLGHEVTAHGNALEALAALQAAPDAFDVCITDFDMPDVNGLELARRAAEMAPNLPIILVSGRMGDIEDKKLAGNIKKVVLKPYNQAIISAAIREVLDAKPQTIAA; from the coding sequence ATGGTCCGAAGGCTTTTGTTCTGCCTCGCCCTTTTTCTCCTGGCCCACCCCTTGGCGGCCCGGGCGGAAAAGATTCGCAAAAACGTCCTTTTTTTTAATTCCTACCAGAACGGCTATCAATGGTCCGACGAGATTCTGACCGGGGTGCGTGAGGCTTTTGCCAATTCCGACTTCAACGTGGACCTGCAAATCGAGTACATGGACTCGAAGAAATACGCCGACCCGATCCTGCGCGGGATGCTCCACGATTTCTACAAGCTCAAATACCGCAATACCCGCTTCGAGGTCATCCTGGCCTCGGACAACTATGCCTTCGACTTTCTGCGCCAGTACCATGACGAGCTGTTTCCCGGCACGCCGGTGGTCTTTTGCGGGGTCAACGATTTCAAGACCGCCTGGCTTGATGGTCACCCCAATTTTACCGGCGTCCTGGAAAATCCCGACATCCGCGCCACCCTGGAACTGGCCCTGCGCTTCCATCCCGGCCGCGACCGGCTGGTCATTTTCGGCGATAGCTCGGTCACGGGCGTGGCCATCGGCAACCAGTTGCGGGCTGTGGAACCCGATTTTGCCGGACGGCTCACATTCGAATACGAAGACGCCCTGACTCTCTCAGGCATCCTGGACCGGGTCCGCTCGCTCCCCGACGACGCCATGATCTTTCTGATTCCGTTTTACAAGGACACCGAGAAAGACGTCTATTCGGTCAACGAGGTCCTGGCCGCCATCCGGGCCAATTCCGACGTCCCCATATACAGCGCCTGGCAGTTCATGCTCGGCCACGGCATCGTCGGCGGCCGCCTGCATAGCGGCTTCGAGGAAGGCCGCATCGCCGCCGCCATGGCCGACAAGCTTTTGCACGGCGTCCCCTTGTCCCAACTGCCCATTGTCGCCAACACCGACGACACCTTCATCTTCGACTTCCGGGAGATGCTGCGCCTTGGCATCACCACGGACAAGCTGCCCTCCGGCTTTACCCTCATCAATGAACCGTACCCCTTCTATCACATTAATATTGCGGTCTTCTGGACCATCATCATAAGCGTCCTCATTCTGTGTTACGTCATGGTCCTCTTGGTGACCAACATCCTGCGCCGCCGCTCGGTGGAGGAAAAAATCAAGGACCAGGTGTCGTTCCTGGAAACCCTGGTCAACACCATCCCGATTCCGATCTACTATAAGGACGAGACCGGACGCTACCGAGGCTGCAATCCGGCCTTCCGCTTCTGGTGCGGCACTGGCGACGACGCGGCGTCCATCCGGGACTGTGAGGCCGTGGCCGACTCGCCGCTGTCCCGCGCCCTCGACGACGAGGACGCCGGCCTGCTGCGCCAGCCCGGGGTTCGGGTGGGCGAGACCGAGATTCTGGCCGCCGACGGCACGCCCCATTCCGTCATCCTGCACCGGGCCGTCTACGAAAACGCCAAAAAGGAAATCGCCGGCTTGGTCGGCGTGCTCTACGATGTTTCCGAACTCAAGGGGGCGGCGGAAAAACTGCGTCAAGCCGAAGAAAAATACCGCGGCATCTTTGAAAATTCCGCTCTGGGGATCTTCCGTATGACCCCGGACGGCCGGGCCGTCGATGTCAATCCGGCCATGCTGGCCATGCTCGGGGTCGATGACCTCGACACCCTGCTGCGCCGGCGCGGCGACATGATGGATGTGCTCTTTTCCGGTCGCGACCGATTTGCCTCCCTGCTCGAATCAGCCGTGGACGAAGCCGCCACTGTCAAATTTGAAACCCGGTTTGTGCGCCCCGATACCCGGCAGGTCACAGCCAACATCAACATGCGCCTTATTGCCAACCGCGACGGCTATCTGGCTTATGTCGAAGGCGTGGTCGAAGACGTGACCATGCGCCACGAGGCCGAACGCGCACTTCGCGAATCCCAGGAGATGCTGCGCCTCGTTCTCGACAACATCCCCCAGCTGGTGTCCTGGAAAGACAAGGCCTTGCGCTATATGGGAGCCAATCGGGCCTTTACCGAATTTTTCGGCTTCACCGACCTCGCTGCCCTGATGGGCCACGACGACACCGCCCTGCCCCTGCGTCCCGAGGATGTGGACGCAGTGCGGGCCACCGACATCGATGTCATGCACCACAACCGCCCGGTGGCCGGTGAACTGGCCGCCCGTAACGTCCGGGGCGCCGACGTGCTCCTGGAAATCAAGAAGGTCCCGCTCCATGACGACCGGGGGGCGGTGGTCGGCGTCCTGTCCACCGCCGATGACGTGACCCAAAAGGTCAGCCTGGAACGGCAGCTGCTCCAATCCCAGAAAATGGAAGCCATCGGTACCCTGGCCGGCGGCATTGCCCACGATTTCAACAACATTCTGACCTCAATCATCAACTCCACCGAACTGGCGCTTATGGACCTGCCTCCCGGCGACGCCATGGAGGATGATCTGCGCCGGGTGCTCAAGGCCGGCGAACGGGGCAGCCGGCTGGTCAAGCAGATCCTGTCCTTTACCCGACCGTCCCAGGCCGGGTTTGCGCCGATAAACGTGGCCGACGTGATGCACGAGGTGGCCGGCCTGCTCAAAGCCTCCATACCGCGCCACATCAAAGTCGTCGTGGACATGCCGGCCACCCCCGTGACCTGCCGGGCCGATCCCACCCAACTCCACCAAATCGTCATGAACCTGTGCACCAACGCCTTCCAAGCCATGCGCGAATCCGGCGGCCGGCTCACCTTGTCGCTGACCGAGGACGAACTCGACGAAACCCAGGCCGGACAGGTCGGGACCAGGGCCGGCCGCTACGCCCGCCTGTCGGTGGTGGATACCGGTCCGGGCATTGCCGGCGACATTGTGGACAAGATCTTCGATCCGTTTTTCTCCACCAAGCAAAAGGGCGAAGGCACGGGACTCGGGCTGGCTGTGGTTCGCGGCATCGTCAAGAGCCACCGGGGCGGCATCCGGGTGGCCAGCCAACCAGGCGAGCGAACCGGCTTTGACATCTATCTGCCGCTCCTCGCCACGGCCGACGCCCCGGCCGTCCAGACAAGGCCCACTCCCAACCGGGGGCGCGACCGCATCCTTTTTGTCGAGGACGATGAAGACCAGCTCTTGACCATCCCCCGGGTGCTGGCCCAGCTCGGCCACGAAGTCACCGCCCACGGTAACGCCCTGGAGGCCCTGGCGGCTCTTCAGGCCGCACCGGATGCTTTTGACGTCTGCATCACCGACTTCGACATGCCCGACGTCAACGGCCTGGAGCTGGCCCGACGCGCCGCCGAGATGGCCCCGAACCTGCCGATCATCCTGGTTTCCGGGCGCATGGGCGACATCGAGGACAAAAAATTGGCCGGCAACATCAAGAAAGTCGTGCTCAAACCCTACAATCAGGCGATCATCTCGGCAGCCATCCGCGAGGTGCTCGACGCCAAGCCCCAAACGATAGCCGCATGA
- a CDS encoding ArsR/SmtB family transcription factor: MTSMPPDLAQRAKVFKALGHPSRLLMVEALGRGALCVCELRDLVGSDMSTISKHLSVLREAGIVADERRGTSVYYSLRMGCVTAFLSCVGRFLDQQLEEQILYLEDLRKQSGRPAS, translated from the coding sequence ATGACCTCAATGCCTCCCGATCTGGCCCAGCGGGCCAAAGTCTTCAAAGCCTTGGGCCATCCCAGCCGCCTGCTCATGGTCGAGGCCCTGGGTCGAGGAGCGCTTTGCGTGTGTGAGCTGCGCGACCTTGTCGGCTCGGATATGTCCACGATCTCCAAGCACCTAAGCGTCCTCCGAGAAGCCGGCATCGTTGCCGACGAGCGTCGAGGCACGAGCGTCTACTATTCGTTGCGCATGGGCTGCGTCACAGCCTTTCTCAGTTGCGTGGGACGATTTCTGGATCAACAGCTGGAAGAACAAATCCTGTATCTTGAGGACTTGCGCAAACAGTCCGGCCGTCCGGCCTCCTGA
- a CDS encoding putative sulfate/molybdate transporter, with protein sequence MQDGDNASQGLSTASDRLPGEKTRNRYDHMEWAGAFGDIGTLIPFVVAYITILGVDPLGLLFMFGISKIAAGLFYKTPIPIQPMKAIGAAAVAGGITPAALFGSGLTTGLFWLIIGLTGTIDHVAKLATKPVVRGIMLGLGMSFVVEGIHRMVASPVLAGIALTVTFVLLSNPKIPAMFVLLLIGVVAAVIGNPALWNELAQVSIGFRLPEFGLHQVHWDDIVTGTLLFTLPQIPLTLGNAVVAIAAENNELFPDRPVTERTMCISQGIMNLISPLFGGVPMCHGAGGMAGHVRFGARTGGSLVILGSIVIVIALFFSQSVAVIFKMFPPAILGVILFLAGAELAITVRDIGNKRDEFYTMIVVAGFAMWHMGVAFVVGVILDNALRRKWIRL encoded by the coding sequence ATGCAAGACGGCGACAACGCATCCCAGGGCCTGTCGACGGCATCGGATCGCCTTCCCGGCGAAAAAACCCGCAACCGCTACGACCACATGGAATGGGCCGGCGCTTTTGGCGACATCGGCACGCTTATTCCCTTTGTCGTGGCCTATATCACCATCCTCGGCGTCGATCCGCTGGGGCTTCTCTTCATGTTCGGCATCAGCAAAATAGCGGCCGGACTGTTCTACAAAACCCCCATTCCCATCCAGCCCATGAAGGCCATCGGCGCGGCTGCCGTGGCCGGCGGCATAACGCCTGCCGCGCTTTTCGGCTCGGGCCTGACCACCGGGCTTTTCTGGCTCATCATTGGCCTGACCGGCACCATCGACCATGTGGCCAAACTGGCCACCAAGCCGGTCGTTCGCGGCATCATGCTCGGCCTTGGCATGTCCTTTGTGGTGGAGGGCATCCACCGCATGGTGGCCTCGCCGGTGTTGGCCGGCATCGCCTTGACCGTCACCTTCGTACTGCTGTCCAACCCCAAAATTCCAGCCATGTTCGTGCTGCTCCTGATCGGCGTCGTGGCGGCCGTCATTGGCAACCCGGCCCTCTGGAACGAATTGGCCCAGGTCAGCATCGGGTTTCGCCTGCCGGAGTTCGGCCTGCATCAGGTGCATTGGGACGACATCGTGACCGGCACGCTGCTGTTCACCCTGCCGCAGATTCCGCTGACCCTCGGCAACGCCGTGGTCGCCATTGCGGCCGAGAATAATGAACTGTTCCCGGATCGGCCCGTCACCGAGCGCACCATGTGTATCAGCCAGGGCATCATGAACCTGATTTCGCCGCTCTTTGGCGGGGTGCCCATGTGCCACGGAGCCGGCGGCATGGCCGGGCACGTGCGCTTCGGGGCGCGCACCGGCGGCTCCCTGGTCATTCTCGGGTCCATCGTCATCGTCATTGCGCTCTTTTTCAGCCAGTCGGTGGCCGTCATCTTCAAGATGTTCCCGCCGGCCATTCTCGGCGTTATCCTGTTTCTGGCCGGGGCCGAACTGGCCATCACGGTGCGCGACATCGGCAACAAGCGCGATGAGTTCTACACCATGATTGTGGTGGCCGGCTTTGCCATGTGGCACATGGGCGTGGCTTTTGTAGTCGGGGTCATTTTGGACAATGCGCTGCGACGCAAGTGGATTCGCCTCTAG
- a CDS encoding permease, whose translation MAGVVLESVETGSRWPSFGRLAVGLCGLAAWFLVYGRLLSVSQFFTYSVLGLEHGSHLGDSVEFFLYDTPKVLMLLTLVVFGVGIIRSFFTPERTRRVLAGKRESAGNVMAALLGIVTPFCSCSAVPLFIGFVSAGVPLGVTFSFLISAPMVNEIAVVLLYGLLGWKVAALYMGMGLVVAIVAGWVLGRLNLERQVEDWVLAIRAGGGDAPVADMTANDRINYGIEAVKEILGRTWKWVILGIAVGAGIHGYVPEGFMAGIMGEANWWSVPLAVVIGIPMYSNAAGIVPVVEALLSKGAALGTVLAFMMAVIALSLPEMVILRKVLKVPLLLIFAGIVGLGILLVGYLFNAIL comes from the coding sequence GTGGCCGGGGTGGTTCTGGAGAGCGTGGAAACAGGCAGCCGGTGGCCGTCTTTTGGCCGGCTGGCCGTGGGCCTTTGCGGGCTGGCCGCCTGGTTTCTCGTCTACGGCCGGCTGCTCTCCGTTTCACAGTTTTTCACCTATTCGGTGTTGGGGCTGGAACACGGTTCGCACCTGGGGGATTCGGTCGAATTTTTCCTGTACGACACGCCCAAGGTGCTCATGCTCCTGACCTTGGTGGTCTTTGGTGTGGGCATCATCCGCTCGTTTTTCACCCCGGAACGCACCCGGCGTGTCCTGGCCGGCAAACGTGAATCCGCCGGCAACGTCATGGCGGCGCTCCTTGGCATTGTCACGCCTTTTTGCTCCTGCTCGGCTGTGCCGCTTTTTATCGGGTTTGTCTCGGCCGGCGTACCCCTTGGCGTGACTTTTTCGTTTCTCATCTCCGCGCCCATGGTCAATGAGATTGCCGTGGTGCTGCTTTATGGCCTGCTGGGGTGGAAGGTGGCTGCCCTTTATATGGGCATGGGGCTTGTCGTGGCCATTGTGGCCGGCTGGGTTCTGGGGAGGCTTAACCTCGAACGCCAGGTCGAGGACTGGGTGCTGGCCATCCGGGCCGGCGGCGGGGACGCCCCGGTTGCGGACATGACGGCCAACGATCGCATCAACTATGGTATTGAGGCGGTCAAAGAGATTCTGGGCCGTACCTGGAAATGGGTGATCCTCGGCATTGCCGTCGGGGCCGGCATCCACGGCTATGTGCCCGAGGGGTTCATGGCCGGCATCATGGGAGAGGCCAACTGGTGGTCCGTGCCCCTGGCCGTGGTCATCGGCATTCCCATGTATTCCAATGCGGCCGGCATCGTGCCGGTGGTGGAGGCGCTTTTGTCCAAGGGCGCGGCCCTGGGCACGGTGCTGGCCTTCATGATGGCGGTTATCGCCTTGTCGCTGCCTGAGATGGTTATTTTGCGCAAGGTCCTCAAGGTGCCCTTGCTGTTGATTTTTGCCGGCATTGTCGGTCTTGGCATCCTGCTTGTGGGGTATCTCTTCAACGCAATTCTGTAA
- a CDS encoding carboxymuconolactone decarboxylase family protein: MRFLAQLFPEFATKLDEMDALYAEKRLIDEKTYQFICFAVSVKARSKPCVLKHFKGALDAGASLQELAYILALVMREAAGADDCWTHDVLGDVADIIAGKIDCGCKK, encoded by the coding sequence ATGCGCTTTTTAGCCCAACTGTTCCCGGAGTTCGCGACGAAGCTGGATGAAATGGACGCGCTGTACGCTGAGAAGCGTCTCATTGATGAAAAAACTTATCAGTTCATTTGCTTTGCTGTGTCCGTCAAAGCCCGGTCAAAACCGTGTGTGCTCAAGCATTTCAAGGGCGCACTCGACGCCGGAGCCAGCCTGCAGGAGTTGGCCTATATTCTGGCTCTGGTCATGCGTGAGGCGGCCGGGGCTGATGACTGCTGGACCCATGACGTTTTGGGCGACGTGGCCGACATCATTGCCGGAAAAATCGACTGCGGCTGCAAGAAATAG
- a CDS encoding thioredoxin family protein has product MLIQVLGTGCAKCNELEKLVKEVVAEKGSDATVEKVSDLQQIAMLGVFTTPALVIDGAIKAVGGIPNRKDIATWIG; this is encoded by the coding sequence ATGCTGATTCAGGTTCTTGGCACGGGCTGTGCCAAATGCAACGAGCTGGAGAAATTGGTGAAGGAGGTCGTGGCCGAGAAGGGCAGCGACGCAACGGTCGAGAAGGTGTCGGATTTACAGCAGATCGCCATGTTGGGCGTCTTTACGACCCCGGCCCTGGTGATCGACGGCGCGATCAAAGCCGTGGGCGGCATTCCGAACCGGAAGGATATTGCGACCTGGATCGGCTGA
- the ftsY gene encoding signal recognition particle-docking protein FtsY, whose translation MTPAESVVEPEPVRQSAPQPATQPFAEPTPQAPPVPASQPASIPEAQPAAQPAPDASSASAPQTQPTPAAAVPPVAKPTANAQPIAESEQTVWRNSLILALRQAEPKLSVWLDILLADVDTAGPVLWERLHFLFESLEAPAGEADAFVAKFADWVALMEYDEVELFRSELQYRLSLALDLEDEEDERNRLFLKLSEGLAKTKEQIVKRIDGMLGRHSVIDEAFWEELEEILIMADVGFEPAAKLLGNLREKVRKRGTTDPAVFKEILREELSELFRPNKTIRAINPPEVVMMIGVNGVGKTTTIAKLAHRDMMRGKKVLIAAGDTFRAAAIEQLQIWAKRVGAEFYSKGANSDPAAVAYEAMDKALAEGFDVLYLDTAGRLHTKTNLMEELHKIHRVVGKKHPGAPHRSVLVLDATTGQNALSQVKLFKEAAGVDEIILTKLDGTAKGGVVVGIALSFGVPITYIGLGEKMEDLRPFDGQDFAKALLGVDD comes from the coding sequence ATGACCCCGGCCGAATCGGTTGTCGAACCGGAACCGGTCCGACAATCCGCCCCTCAGCCCGCGACACAGCCATTCGCCGAACCAACGCCGCAAGCGCCGCCCGTTCCCGCTTCCCAGCCGGCTTCCATTCCCGAGGCCCAACCGGCGGCCCAACCTGCCCCCGACGCGTCGTCGGCCTCTGCTCCCCAAACGCAGCCGACGCCGGCAGCCGCAGTGCCGCCGGTCGCCAAGCCCACCGCCAACGCGCAGCCGATCGCCGAGTCCGAACAAACCGTCTGGCGCAATTCCCTGATTCTGGCCCTGCGCCAAGCCGAGCCCAAGCTGTCCGTGTGGCTCGACATCCTGCTGGCCGATGTGGACACGGCCGGTCCGGTTTTGTGGGAACGCCTGCACTTTCTCTTTGAGAGTCTGGAAGCCCCGGCCGGCGAGGCCGACGCCTTTGTGGCCAAGTTCGCCGACTGGGTGGCGCTTATGGAGTACGACGAGGTGGAGCTGTTTCGCTCCGAACTCCAGTACCGCCTCTCCCTGGCCCTTGATCTGGAAGACGAGGAAGACGAGCGCAACCGGCTGTTCCTCAAGCTCTCCGAAGGGCTGGCCAAGACCAAGGAACAGATCGTCAAGCGCATCGACGGGATGCTTGGCCGCCACAGCGTCATTGACGAGGCCTTCTGGGAGGAACTCGAGGAAATCCTCATCATGGCCGATGTCGGCTTCGAACCGGCAGCCAAACTGCTGGGCAATCTGCGTGAAAAGGTCCGCAAGCGCGGCACCACCGATCCGGCCGTGTTCAAGGAAATCTTGCGCGAAGAGCTTTCCGAGCTTTTCCGGCCCAACAAAACCATCCGGGCCATCAATCCGCCCGAGGTGGTCATGATGATCGGCGTCAACGGCGTGGGCAAGACCACCACCATTGCCAAGTTGGCCCACCGGGACATGATGCGCGGCAAAAAGGTGCTCATCGCCGCTGGCGACACCTTCCGGGCCGCAGCCATCGAGCAGCTGCAAATCTGGGCCAAACGGGTGGGGGCGGAGTTTTACAGCAAGGGCGCCAATTCCGATCCGGCGGCTGTGGCCTACGAGGCCATGGACAAGGCCCTGGCCGAAGGGTTTGACGTGCTCTATCTGGACACGGCCGGCCGGCTGCACACCAAGACCAACCTCATGGAAGAACTACATAAAATCCACCGGGTGGTGGGCAAGAAACATCCAGGAGCGCCGCATCGCTCGGTGCTGGTGCTCGACGCCACCACCGGCCAGAATGCCTTGTCCCAGGTCAAGCTCTTCAAGGAAGCGGCCGGCGTGGACGAGATCATCCTGACCAAGCTCGACGGCACGGCCAAGGGCGGCGTTGTGGTCGGCATCGCCCTGTCCTTTGGCGTGCCCATCACCTACATCGGGCTGGGCGAAAAGATGGAAGACCTGCGCCCCTTTGACGGCCAGGATTTCGCCAAGGCGCTTTTAGGGGTGGACGACTAG
- a CDS encoding L-2-amino-thiazoline-4-carboxylic acid hydrolase: MGIAPGTGVALLEKRCIEAAMLADVYAVLQERQGRDAALAVIEETVARASFAAGKAFAATAPDGPNLAHFATVTSLWQRGEALCIENVRQTPDRLSFEVTRCRYAESYRAMGLPEELVVRISCLRDGDFAAGYSPALTFARPATIASGAPAVPSPSPGTTHEHTTHHR, translated from the coding sequence ATGGGCATTGCCCCCGGGACAGGCGTCGCGCTGCTGGAAAAGCGCTGCATCGAGGCCGCCATGCTGGCTGACGTCTATGCCGTTTTGCAAGAGCGCCAGGGCCGCGACGCCGCCCTGGCCGTTATTGAGGAAACCGTGGCCCGAGCCTCTTTTGCCGCCGGCAAAGCCTTTGCCGCCACGGCTCCGGATGGGCCAAACTTGGCTCATTTCGCCACGGTGACCAGCCTGTGGCAGCGCGGCGAGGCGCTTTGCATCGAAAACGTGCGCCAGACTCCGGACCGGCTGTCCTTTGAGGTGACCCGCTGCCGCTACGCCGAGAGCTACCGGGCCATGGGCCTGCCTGAAGAACTTGTCGTACGCATCTCCTGTCTGCGCGACGGGGACTTTGCCGCCGGCTACAGTCCCGCTTTGACCTTTGCCCGCCCGGCCACCATCGCCTCGGGCGCCCCTGCTGTCCCTTCACCTTCACCTGGAACGACGCATGAGCACACGACGCACCACCGTTAA
- the asnS gene encoding asparagine--tRNA ligase, with amino-acid sequence MSTRRTTVKAALNSPAPCPEIRVMGWVRTRRDAKGFSFLEINDGSCLSNLQIVIDDAVEGAALVKELGTGASVAVTGELIASPGKGQRYEVRAMALELLGPADPETYPLQKKRHSDEFLRTIAHLRPRTNKYGAMLRIRSALAHGIHAYFAEHGFALVHTPVITGSDCEGAGEMFRVTSLGPEAAALPVAERISQDFFGKEAMLTVSGQLSAEPLACALGRVYTFGPTFRAEHSDTSRHAAEFWMLEPEMAFADLEDNMDLAESLVTHLVRLVMDECAEDFGLFAKYVDPTLPATLENLLANPFVRLPYGEAVDILAASSRKFQYPVSFGLDLQSEHERYLAEEHFKRPVIVYDYPKDIKAFYMRQNDDGCTVGAMDVLVPGIGELVGGSAREERLDRLEARIRELGLPLEAYWWYLDTRRFGTVPHAGFGLGFERLVMLVTGIGNIRDVMAFPRTWRHLEF; translated from the coding sequence ATGAGCACACGACGCACCACCGTTAAGGCGGCTCTCAATAGCCCTGCCCCGTGTCCCGAAATCCGCGTCATGGGCTGGGTGCGCACCCGCCGCGACGCCAAAGGCTTTTCTTTCCTGGAAATAAACGACGGCTCCTGCCTGTCCAACCTACAGATCGTCATCGACGACGCGGTTGAAGGGGCGGCCCTGGTCAAAGAACTCGGCACCGGGGCGTCCGTGGCCGTCACCGGCGAACTGATCGCCTCGCCAGGCAAGGGGCAGCGCTACGAGGTCCGGGCCATGGCCCTGGAATTGCTGGGGCCAGCCGACCCGGAAACCTATCCGCTCCAGAAAAAACGCCATTCCGACGAGTTTTTGCGCACCATTGCCCATCTGCGCCCGCGCACCAACAAGTATGGGGCCATGCTGCGCATCCGTTCGGCCCTGGCCCACGGCATTCACGCCTATTTTGCCGAGCACGGTTTTGCCCTGGTCCACACCCCGGTTATTACCGGTTCGGACTGCGAAGGGGCCGGCGAGATGTTCCGGGTGACGTCTCTTGGACCGGAAGCGGCGGCACTGCCGGTTGCCGAGCGCATAAGCCAGGACTTTTTCGGCAAGGAAGCCATGCTCACCGTCTCGGGCCAGCTTTCGGCCGAGCCGCTGGCCTGCGCCCTGGGCCGGGTCTACACCTTCGGGCCGACTTTCCGGGCCGAACACTCCGATACCTCGCGCCACGCCGCCGAGTTCTGGATGCTCGAACCGGAAATGGCCTTTGCCGATCTTGAAGACAATATGGATCTGGCCGAATCCCTGGTCACCCATCTGGTGCGTCTGGTCATGGACGAGTGCGCCGAGGATTTTGGCCTGTTTGCCAAGTATGTGGACCCGACTCTGCCGGCCACGCTCGAAAACCTGCTGGCCAATCCCTTTGTGCGCCTGCCCTATGGCGAGGCTGTGGACATACTGGCCGCCAGTTCCAGGAAATTCCAATATCCCGTGTCCTTCGGACTTGATCTGCAAAGCGAGCACGAGCGCTATCTGGCTGAAGAGCATTTCAAACGTCCGGTCATCGTGTATGATTATCCCAAGGATATCAAAGCCTTTTACATGCGCCAAAACGATGATGGCTGCACGGTGGGGGCTATGGACGTGCTGGTCCCGGGGATTGGCGAGTTGGTTGGCGGCAGCGCCCGCGAAGAGCGCCTCGACCGGCTGGAAGCCCGCATCCGGGAGCTGGGTCTGCCTCTTGAGGCCTATTGGTGGTATCTCGACACGCGCCGGTTCGGCACGGTGCCCCACGCCGGCTTCGGCCTGGGGTTTGAGCGGCTTGTCATGCTCGTCACCGGCATCGGCAATATCCGCGACGTCATGGCCTTTCCGCGCACCTGGCGGCATCTGGAATTCTAG